The sequence GATTTACTCGGAGAGAACTATTTATGGGAGTCGAACTGGCAATGTGAAgaattttgttgtgtttattaTTGTTGTGACAATAGTTTCAAGCCTCTTTATCTTCAACCCTTCTAGTTGAATACAAGGTGGCTCGTTTGGTTGGTAAATTGTTGTATATGTAGAGAGTAGTAGGAGACAAGGTCTGTAGATTTcttagtatttttttaaaaaatagagaTTCTTGGCCATTTTGGTCAGGCAATACATGGAGTGTAATGAATGTGAATCAATTTAATAATACAAATTTTCTTTATTGATTCATGATCGATTCTTTCTCATGTAACATTATGTGCATTTTTattcatgtatttttttaaatgaggACGTTATGTTCAATTTGAAGGCAAATAAATCTCCGTTTGGATTTGgtatacatttttttaaaaaaaacatttttttaagctataatttttggcttttgaaaaagttttaattttgacttaaaaaagtgcttggtcaaccaaacactttattaaataaaaagcacttaaaaaaaatgcttttttgGTCTAGCTTTTAAAACCAAACATGACCCTTATGTGTAACCTTGAATGTGCTCAAAGTCCACAAAGTTGTGGGTAAACATTTCGTTTATTTACCAAACTATCATAATCtatgttgaagaatcaatacgaaattatttttgaaatttaattaaattgaaTGGAAAGTGAAATAAAATCTACGTCAAAAcacaaaaacttaaaattttgtttaaaaaaatttgaaaaatattttccaaaaatactCTCAGACACTAACCTAAATGAGTTAATAactagggatgacaattttctCCGAACCCGATGGGAATCCGATATCCGACCCGAACGGAGGAGAGTATGGAGGCATTTTTTGGACCCGATTAAATAAATGGGTAAATGGGTACGGGGATCTCGTAAATAGGGATGGAGGAGGATGTAGTGGTATCCTACCCATACCCGACCCGATAcccgattatatatatatatatatatatatatttatacatacatacacatattaatttatattaaataaatgctgatttaatttttttttgttgaattatgttagttggataaaataataaaaattattaatataaaactaatgctattttttagaagttttattttttatataagtcTTTGGTTGTAAATTTTATTcggtgttttatttttttattatcttaaaaattttgatataaaaatttaGTAAATAAGTATAgttttatcaaataattaaaattttaaaaaatttatttttatgaagtATATACAATAAATGGGTATATGGGTAAGGTATGGATATCCGATCATCCGACGGGTATGTGGATGAAGATGAAATTAAATATCCGATGGGTATGGGGATGGATTTAATaaatgggtatggggatggaGACACGATATCCTACTCATACCCGACCCATTGTCATTCCTATTAATAACTCGTCCAAAAAGTGTAGCAATATTCGATATATCTGTACTTTACTAAAGATGAGTTTATGAAGTTGACAAAGTACTTCATTTTAACCACAATCTCAATAAAAAGTCCTCCCACCCACCCACGCTCCATCCATCTTTTATATGAAAAAACCACATGAAAAGAAACTTAAACAGGCAAAGAGTGAGCAATCTTCtactaataaaatataaatctaataattttggtggaccaaaaataaattagatGTGGACCCTGTAAATCCTCCGGAAAAAGTAACGAAAAGGGGAAGAGCACCTCTCTTCAATACACGTGTTGCTTCTTGTGCGCCAAGTCAGGCAAAGCAAAAATCAATTGTTGGAATATTACTAACAGCTCACACAATCACGTATTTAGCACCCTCTATCCCACGTATTTGGTAAGTTCCTCATTTCCATTTCGTTCAAAGCCCCCAAAAGAAGAGAGGAGAACGCTGAAATTAGCTCATACTCTTCCTCTCTGTAAGTAAATCTCTCCTTTCATCTCCTGTTACCTATTTACTTTGTGAAATCATGGAAGATTGCTTGATTCTTTTTCTCGTGTTTTTTGTTCTCAGGTGATCTCAAGATAAACGAGGAAAAATTGCGGAAAATGACGGTGTTTCAGAAGTTTTCTAGAACTTTCCGCGAAAATTCTTCGCTGGCTAAGATGTTGATTGTTTTCACCGTCAGGTGCGCGCTGATCTGTTGTTTGTCTAATTCTTCTTCTTTAGTTGCTGAGCTTTGCGCTGTTAAAATTCTCTCTGATCTGTCTTCCTTTTTATTGGTATTTTTTCTTCCACTGGAAAATAGAGTTTTATTTCGGTTAGATTAGCTGTGTTTAAACCTGTGATAGATGGTTTGGTAGCACAAATTTTGCCCGTTGGACGCTGAACAATGAATGAAATCGGGTTTGACAGCTTTTGGACTGAGGTGCTTAGTTTGTCACGGTTAAACTGGAGATGGAATAGGTTGTTTTCAGGACTTAATTAACGTTAAATAGCAGATGAAATGGTTTAGATCCATACCATTGACCAGCATGAGGAAATTCATCTGTCgccttatttttttaaagtaagGTGTCGGGGGATTGCGAAAAACCCATGATCTCTCGCCTATATTATTGAAAACAATTATTAGTTGTCGAAGCAGGATTTTCACCTAGATTCCTGTTACAGTGCGAAAATAAATGGTTTACTTCTGTTGATCTACAGCAAATCTGCCTGTTAAGTAATTGGTTTCCTCTTGTTTCTTAGTAAAGCTGATATGGTCTGGATGAGTgattaaaatttaaagttttagGTACTTCTTGAGGTTTTATGGAAGTTGGACACAAGTATTTTTGTTCAATGATTACTTAATTCAGGAGTAATGAAACGCACATTTCTTTGTCGCTTCCTTTTGAAATAAATGAATTAGTTTGTACTCTCGTCAAGATTTATCTGATTACCAGTTATGTTGTGACAAAGAAAGAAGTTCATATTTCCTTGCTGTGGTTTGTATGCATATTCAGCAACTTAATGTAAACTCATGAATAACATATCTGGGCGGCATTTTTTGTGGGAATCAGTCTTATAATAGCTGCCATGACTGTCCACCTTAATATCTACAAATtgcaataaatttttaaaagaaaataagttGAACTATACCTGAAATGTATATAAAATTTCAAGGAGAACCTGCAGCTATTGACATTGAATAAAGTGAAGATCATTAGTAACTGATTGGCATTCTACTTTTTGTACTCAATGGCAGTGGTGGGGGCCTTGTGGCATATTCTGATGCTGGTCCTGGGAATGGAGGGAATATTGTCAACTCAGTTGAGACTGATAGTAAGAAAAAGAGAGTGGTGGTTCTTGGAACTGGGTGGGCTGGAACGAGCTTTTTGAAGAACCTCAAAAACCCCTCGTATGATGTTCAGGTGATATCCCCACGTAACTATTTTGCATTCACCCCATTGCTACCTAGCGTTACATGTGGCACCGTGGAACCTCGCAGCATTGTTGAACCAATTCGCAACATTGTGAGAAAGGTTAGTATGATAAACGGGGCATTGCAAATCTTCTTTTTCTCCTGGAgcataatttttaaaactatttCCCTCAAATATCTGTGTTTTCTATTTCACTAAAACCAATTTCAAGTGAAATGTTCCTTAACTTTATGTTGGAAGCAGTTGATCTAAGTATCAGGTTCTACCTGGTCTTTTTTCCTTCTTTGCATTCGTAATTAATGGCTCTATGACACGTATTGTAATATATATCTGCTATCTCATTCTTTGAATAAGAGATGGAGGGAGAGCAGGACACAACCAGGCCTCCCTCTGGTTTATGGAAATCTaaagtttaattattatttttcagaatGTAATATTTTTCTCCCCATAATGGATAATTCGTCTCTCCAAGTGCTTAAAAAATTCTCTTTTGTTACTCCATCAGGCCGACTCCCACAAGTCCGACTTCCATACAATTTGATTACCCAATGCCCACAGTCCAGTCTACTCTTCATCTCTCtcatttctttttcatttttcagTTTGTCTATCATTTTCTACTCTTCTCAGTACTTCAACTGCTGTTTGTATTTAAAACATTTGGCCATTTATCCATTTGAGACTGTAATATAAGATATTATGTTGTTTTTGTTAAATGTTTGTCATTATTTTATCTTTGATTTTATAGTTTCCCTTTCTTTTCCATAGTACGTCGTGTTTTCCATAATATGATTGCAATTTAGCTCTATTTAACATGTGTGGTAgataaattatgtttttagttGACAGGTAAGATATTTGGAATGATTGAAAGTTAATGTTAagtttagaaatataatttatattaaagGTACGCATATTTAGTAACAATAATTGGGCAATATAGTATACGTGAGAAAAATgcctaaatataataaataggTGGATGAATAATGCCTTTAGATCCTCTTATTTTTCTCTAAATGTCTATGTTACTAATTGCATTGCAAGGATTAAAGTACTATTTCTTGTTGTTTTTCTGAGACTTGATTGCTGAACGACAAAATGCTATGGATTTGTTTGTTCTTATTTTTAGGTGATATATCTTGAACaatagttttaattttttttttattttattaaattaatattgttTCTTGGAAGCATCCTTTTCCCCCCAGAATATTTgctcaaataaattaatttttattattttgcgTGTTAATGTCatgtaatatattaatattttatttatctttaattattattcttaaaaaaaaaaactgtcaCCCACCCGCCTCCCCAAATTTAAATTCCTAGTTGAGTATCTGCTTCAAATTCATGAATAATCTTTAGTTTCCTTCTATGCCAAATGGTTGAGTCAAGCTACAGACATTACAAAAATCCACCTCGATGCAGGTTGTGCGCGTTGAAACTTTTAGTGGCATAGCTAATAGCATCTTAAGTTATTGTACTTATTTAGAAAATACTCATTTGTTAACGTAAATTATGTTTTGGCAGAAAAATGTTGATGTTCATTATTGGGAAGCAGAGTGCTACAAGATTGATGCTGAAAATAAGAAAGTTTATTGTCGATCTAGTTTGTCTAGCAATCCTAATGAGATTGAGGAAattgttgtggactatgactacCTTGTGATTTCCGTTGGAGCACGTGTAAATACATTTAATATCCCTGGTGTAGCCGAAAATTGTCACTTTTTAAAGGTAACATCTACGTAGGTACTCTTACTTACTGCTATGTCTATGATAATCCTTTTGTCATGTACGAAACTTGATTTTCCCTTTTGCAtttagttgataaatttaaGAATAGTCTATTATCCCTTGAACCGAATGGAAACCTACCCATTTTACAGTTGCATAAAAATATACGCAATTGGACATTCCAAACTTACGGGTATGAAGATTGATATGCAGTTATGCACGGCGCCTTTATCCTCACGAACTTAGTTCTTGCAACTGCTTCTCATGCAGGAAATAGAAGATGCTCAGAAGATCCGTAGGACCATTGTTGATTGCTTTGAAAGGGCTAGTTTACCCAATCTAAGTgatgaagaaagaaagaaaattcTTCATTTCGTTGTTGTTGGTGGAGGTCCAACAGGTGTGGAGTTTGCGGCAGAGCTTCATGATTACGTCAATGAAGATCTGGTTAAACTATATCCGAAGCTTAAAGATGCAGTTCAGATAACACTACTTGAAGCTACAGATCATATTTTAAACATGTAAGTTTCTTGTTCACAGTGTTTTGGTGAGTTTTGCTTACGTTATAGTAGCACGACTGTTCTCGAAGCTAGTAATACTCCATTAGAAACTCAACGAACTTGATGCATAAATTTGATGGGCCAAGGTGGATCCATAAATGTGCAAATTTGAATGTCAATTGTATGTTGTAACCAGTGGTTGTCTTGAACAGAGTTCACTACTTAGGTATCCACTGTCAGATCTACTACAAATATTGACATTCTTCTCGGTTGCTACTTGTTTTTATGTGATCATAACCAACTCCCTATCCAGAAATGCTTGATTCTTTGCATCCCTTAAGTTCGGAAACTTGCACAATTGGTGAATAAAGCAATTTTTTTGTGCCAACTTTGTTGGACTGACGGACCATGATTGTTTGTTCAAGCTTAGCACCATTTACACTACATTATTTTCAGGTTTGACAAAAGAATTACGGCTTTTGCTGAGGAAAAATTTCAGAGAGATGGTATCAATTTGAAAACTGGGGCAATGGTTGTAAACGTAACAGATAAAGAAATTTCCACTAAGGAACTTAAGAATGGTGGGTCAGTATCCACTATACCTTATGGCATGGTTGTCTGGTCTACTGGTATTGGAACCCGCCCTATTATCATGGATTTTATGAAGCAAATTGGTCAGGTAAATTTGTGTCGAGAGTTTTCTGTATATTAAGTTCTACGTTGATCATGGTTAGTTGCGAGTTGGTTCTATTTGAGTTCGTTGAATATATGAAAATCCTCGTTTGCTTGCCCAGACTAACAGACGTGCACTAGCAACTGATGAGTGGCTAAGAGTAGAAGGATGTGACAACATATATGCTCTTGGAGATTGTGCAACAATCAATCAGCGCAAAGTCACGGTATCTACTATCCATGAGTTTATTCTTTTGATTAACCTTCCACGCAGTATTATGTTGTGGTAGAATGTTATATTCCATTATCTTATACTGCTAATCATGCGTTGGAGCTTGTTTTTCCCATGCTCTGGGTGACCTGAGTTGCCTTTCCATGTATGTCTATTTAATTCCTTCAAGACTGTTTGAGGAGTGGATGTGATCGATGCTTTTACCTCATTGCTCTACTAGGAAAGTATATCAGCAACGGAATGAaagtttaattgattatataattttattccgAGTCTTGAAAGTTGACGTTTGGTTACAAAACAGGCATCCAGTAAAAAACATGATAGTTTGTGGGGTTGATTGGTTTCAGATCTGGGAACTCTGCTACATTTCTTCTACGTACTACTCATGCCTGCCCATGAAATGCATTATGAAGCTTTATGAGTTCCAGTTACAGACTGCCAGGCATCACATATATAAGAATAACTGTACATATGTCAAGatacttgtgtagtgatacttAAGCAACCCAATAATGACCAGAAAATTTTCTGGTACTTTGAGTTTGTCTCATGCACTGGCTTTTCTGTGTCAGCTATAGCTAAAATCATTTGATTTTGCTGTTTTAATAGATTATTTTCCTTTCATCTTTAATCCATCTGTTCATCTTTTAGGAAGATATCTGGGATATATTTCATAAAGCAGACGCAGACAACTCTGGCACACTGACGGTTAAGGAATTCCATGAAGTCCTTAACGATGTATGCGTAAGATACCCTCAAGTAGGACTATATTTGAAAAGTAAACAAATGCATACTTTGGTTGATCTGCTGAAAGATTCAAAAGGGGATGCCGTCAAAGAATCAGTTGAAATCGACCTTGAAGAGTTCAAGTTAGCATTTTCTCAGGTGGATTCTCAAATGAAGAATCTTCCAGCAACTGCTCAGGTTTTGTTCATATACTACATCATGGCTGGATATTAAAGCAATTATATTTATATGGATGCATATGATATAACTGTGATGCTTTCTTGATGTCATTGCAGGTTGCGGCACAGCAGGGTTCCTATCTTTCTGATTGCTTCAACCGCATGGAGGAGTGTGAGAAAAGTCCAGAAGGTCCGATTCGCTTTAGGGGTGAAGGTCGGCATCGTTTCCGCCCCTTCAGGTACAACCTGACTCAATATCCTTTTAGGGTTGACCAACAAATGGCTATTCAGTTAGAGCATGGCCGTATCATATGATCACATAGTTTTATTTATTGATTTCATCCTAATACCTAGATATTGTTTTAGGTACAAGCATTTTGGACAATTTGCTCCTTTGGGAGGGGAGCAGACTGCGGCCCAGCTTCCTGGAGATTGGGTTTCAATTGGTCACAGCACTCAATGGCTATGGTATTCTGTTTATGCAAGGTGAGTTTTCTACTTCTTTTCACTGAAATATCAGGTTACTTGTGAAAAATATGAACAACAATAAAACGAAGTCTGTTTATACAGCAAATTAGTCAGTTGGCGAACAAGAGCATTGGTCGTATCAGACTGGGGAAGGCGTTTCATTTTTGGACGAGACTCGAGTTGCATTTAAAGCCGTTTCAGGTTCTAAATTTGTTTCAAGGACCATATGGCCTGTGTTTCTTTCAAAACCCATGTCATTCGCTGCATATTTTAAACTGCTACGATCTTTGACTTGTCAGTAATATTTTTGCGGAGCTTGAGTGAAGGTCTATTAATTAGGCCATCTCCAACTCACGACGCCATGTTAGTGCAAAACTAATAAAACTAACTTCAAAATAGTTTAATTTTGATATCCCATCAACTCTCTACACTGATGTTCTCTACTATTTTATTTAcaaacaaataatttatttcacaaaattatatattagcACTTTAATAAAATATCGGTACATTAATTTTATCTttaattaatttctataatgaaattgatttaaataattaattaatttaaattaccactgaatttatttaaaatattacttTAAGAAAGTCacatattaaatttaaattacatcatgtgtataattttttttttagttttcaattttaaaaacatgTAAACTAATTAAAAGTTGATTATTGTAAGCAATTACATATGCAGTTATAAAACAATAACTAATTAAAttgtttattaaataaataaatgtaatttaaataaaagattaaatattttacgGATAAACATAATGAcgttataatttttactatattataattgaTAAACCCATTAGAGTAACTAACTTTGGTCATTTTAATAGATTTCTAAATTTATCCttataattttttcaaatatattcaaTGCTTAAGAGGTAAAAgtgtaatttaagattaaaaaaCTACCACCTCTTATTCCCACtatcttaatttttaattattatttttataaaattatattatgtgCACATGTGCATGATGTACtagtaataattattattaaaattgcattacatgaaaaattactataataattaatacaaaataaataaacataataaatGGAAACAAAAAGAAAGAAGCAAAACAGTTAGATTGCACCAAATATGGTGCTACGCCGTGGTTTTGCACCCGCTTGAAAATAGGTCAGGGTTGGAGTTAAAAATCCATACTATCAATAATGGCTGCAGGCCTTAGAGGTACTTGTTTCTGTAGCATGGATTAGACCTGCATTCTGCATGTGTATTTATAGAAGTTACCAGAAAtaattttatcaaaaattttaatttgtcGATTCAGAAACAAATATGAACGCCAACGCCATAAAGAAACATGAGCCATTTGTGAATTAATGGAGTGGAAAAATATGATGCCTATACGATTCTTGAAATTATGTCGTAGTtgaagtcttcaagatgaactTAGCAAGTTGTTGCATTCACTGCAAGCACCATAAAGGGGCATATAATAAATCGGTCCACATTCCACCTTTTTCGACACTCACGACACTAAATGCAAACCGTGTGGAAGGAATGGAGCTCTTGTTAGCTAAAAGAAAAGTGATAATTTaagacttttattttattttttttaaaagaagaaGATAAATTATCCATTTGGAAAATTGGATTATTAGCAATTTAGCAGAACTTTTACAGAAAATTTACTCATGAAGGAAATTAATATGACAACTTCATTCGTAAAGCTATGTACATGTACAAACATGGCCCATCACGCCAAAAAATCAGGTTATCGTCCTAGGAGCAGTGGGTATGCCTTTTGGAGTATGAGAAT comes from Henckelia pumila isolate YLH828 chromosome 4, ASM3356847v2, whole genome shotgun sequence and encodes:
- the LOC140860229 gene encoding external alternative NAD(P)H-ubiquinone oxidoreductase B2, mitochondrial-like → MTVFQKFSRTFRENSSLAKMLIVFTVSGGGLVAYSDAGPGNGGNIVNSVETDSKKKRVVVLGTGWAGTSFLKNLKNPSYDVQVISPRNYFAFTPLLPSVTCGTVEPRSIVEPIRNIVRKKNVDVHYWEAECYKIDAENKKVYCRSSLSSNPNEIEEIVVDYDYLVISVGARVNTFNIPGVAENCHFLKEIEDAQKIRRTIVDCFERASLPNLSDEERKKILHFVVVGGGPTGVEFAAELHDYVNEDLVKLYPKLKDAVQITLLEATDHILNMFDKRITAFAEEKFQRDGINLKTGAMVVNVTDKEISTKELKNGGSVSTIPYGMVVWSTGIGTRPIIMDFMKQIGQTNRRALATDEWLRVEGCDNIYALGDCATINQRKVTEDIWDIFHKADADNSGTLTVKEFHEVLNDVCVRYPQVGLYLKSKQMHTLVDLLKDSKGDAVKESVEIDLEEFKLAFSQVDSQMKNLPATAQVAAQQGSYLSDCFNRMEECEKSPEGPIRFRGEGRHRFRPFRYKHFGQFAPLGGEQTAAQLPGDWVSIGHSTQWLWYSVYASKLVSWRTRALVVSDWGRRFIFGRDSSCI